The DNA region TCTTTAGGGACAAGGATGTATTGAAGGGGAATGTATTGTAAGAACCTTGAAGGTTGAGCTAAGTACTAGAAGGGGATTGAAGGAGAAAGAAGCTAAGGAAGCAGCAAGCAATAGTGTAGGCGTGGAAAGAAACGACGTCATTTGGCAAAGCGGTTAGTGAAAGTTGAAGTGGGCTTAAATAACGTCGTATGAAGAGTTCATTGAGGGAAGTTTGTGGGATGATCTGACAATGTCGTTTAGGCCTATTTGAGGAATTTTGTTAACCCATGGTCTCAGTAGATTTTGTGGGACGTTTGGGGGGTATTGTAGGGCTTGTTATTGATTCCTTTGGGGAGTTTAAATATTGAGAAACAACTTGTATGGAGTTTATGCTTGGATTAAATACAATTTGCTTAGCTttctctcccttttttttttctctatttcttCCCCCGTttctgttgtttttttttctcccatttTTGCTACTGTGTTGGGTTGTTACACCATCCCATATTGTGGCATACAAAGACATTGACTTTGAACTTTGAAGGGAACATTATCTACATAAAAGCTGCAAGAACAAACATAGGAGAACAAAGACTAGATTACCAAACAACATAAATTCATGTTAGCATACAGAAGTTGCCTTGTTAACATCacaagaattgaaaaaaaaaacaaaacaaaacaaaacaaaacaaaaaaacaaaaaacaaaatatttacatATGATTCTCTCCTCTTGTTGCGTTTTGTGTTAccatttcttttttgaaaactgtGTTACCATTTCTTAATAAAGAATacaagcaaagaaaaaaaatcccttattgaaagaaagaaagtctTGCTCTTGCTTAATGGTTTTCTACTTTTCTATCAGTTGTTTAGACAATTTGTAAGATCGCACTTCAGATGCAAGGCTAAGATGAAAGCATTCTTTAGTGCTAATTATTACCTTATCCACGAGATTAGCACACCGAGAAATTACAAGACTAATAGCATTAGCAtagctttttaaaatttaaaatttctctCGGTTGCAATTGTGTtatttaatgttatttattcCTCCTACAGACTACATCTACAGAAAACTTTTATTTAGAGATTTCGATGGATTCATGGTGGAATACGACGGAAAAGATGAACAAAACGGTAAGAGATTAAAAAACAATGTAATGCGTTCAATTTACCTTCGCCTAAAATGGAactttgctaaaaaaaaaaaaaaaaaaaaaaaaaaaaataccggATTAACTCTTCCAAGGAAATCAATTTCCTAAAATTTCATCcttaactattaatatttttaaattaggtgcatgaatatgtAATTTGAATCACATTTGATCcttgactattattatttttaaattaagtgcatgattttgtaatttgtatcacatttggtttTATCGTTTAAGTGCATGGTTTTgtaatgtgatacaaattacatagtcttGAACCTTACcctagtcaagggaccaaaagtgcattttttttttcttttattttctatgaaaaatgttttctttgctCACGCAGAAAATTTTTGCCTTCATAcaactttcttttttattattattgttgtggTGGTGTAAGAAtatattagtatttatatttattattcctTACAATTCCAAACACAACCAAATAATGGAATCAATATTcttagtaatttatttttaaacaaacaaacaatggaatcaatCTTCAtggtaatttctttttcataaaatttcaatttcatactcatcaaatatttttccacgaaccaaacaggCAGTAACTATTATATTTCCATATTAATCAAACCTGTCTCACAAATAAAGATAGAGTGTTTGAGGTAGGTGTTGATTATATTATAATCCATTGTTGGGTGTGAATTTGAAAGGCAAAGAAGATTTGATGATAGAAGAAAGTTGGGGTtttggaaaaggaaaagcaGGAGAGAGActagagttgaaaattggggacTTGAGAATGAAAGCCGTGAGTAGCCTGGTAAAGCAGGCGAGCTAATAAGCTCCTGTATGGATCCTGCTCTCTTTTCTCCTTCAAATAAGCAATGCATTTATTCACCTCTGATTTCACCTCCATATACACTTCCTGTGCTTTCTCTCTGCTCCTTTTTAGCTCCTCTTTCCTTCCTGCATCCATCCATGTAAACAACAAGCTTAGCTTAGCGTTAGCACGATGATAATCTATCTATAGGTAATCGGTGTGAGTCTACCTTGTGTTTCAATTGGCTTCCCAAAATAATAGTAAAATCGGCCAGGTAGTTTTGGAAGAATGATTGGAGAATGCACATCTTGGTTTCCAACCTCTCCTTCCATCTCACTCCTGCACCATACCATACCATTCACACACTAACTTAATTACTACTTACTTACTTGCCTACTCAACACTAACTAACTCTTTATACTTCCATATATTAATTGTTAATACTAAAACTCACTCACAACCCATTGCTAGAAGAAACCAATAAGACATACCTTAACTTCACCGTTTCATCAGTTAGTTTCTGTATCGCATCTTTGAAAAAAGGGATCTTCATCAGGTCATCGTAATCAAGGAGCAACTGTGATTCAAACACCACAAACATAAAATAACTCTGCAAAACCATTCTTGCATCtgccaatataataataacaataagaaATGTTTAGGACATCACATACTTCACTGACATCATCTTCTCCTACCACACCAAAAGGTACAATTTTGGCTCCAAATCTCGCTGCCATCCTCACAAATTCCGACTGCTCTGGCCAGAATAACTGATATTCTTCGCCCTGAATATTTGGACAACCCAATTGTTACAAGAAAACACCAATTTCTATTACCTCCTAATCTCGCACGAAGAAAGCAGCAGGCTGTATGATTATGATTGATTAAACGCATTCTTGCAACACAAACTATCATTATAAAACTTTTGTTACACAAAATACTTAAAATTTTACAAGGTAGGCCTTTACCTTCCTGTGAAGAGCTTCCCGCATTCCACCTGGATACAGTAGGACATGGGAGTTTGAGGATAGAAGTTTAAAGAAGTTGGATGCTGATACAGGAACAGCACCCATAAATCTAAATGGATCATATGATGATAATTCGGGTAATAATCCTTCTCTCGATCttgaaaacatcaaaggatgaCCTATCCCACGAAGAACAATCTCCTTCTCAAGCCAGAACCGAGAAACCAAAGGAATTAGTTCGATTCCCAGCAACATGTGATAACCTACAACTATAACGGGTCCTTCTGATGGAATCCCAGCAAGACCTTGCACAATCTTCCCATCTCCCAAAGTTGACAACATCACAGGATTGACCGCAACCTCAGTCCACCTAAGTTTTAAAAGAGACGttaaaatatattcaagaaGATTTAGCACTTCCCTCTCAAGATTATTAGGGATGCCTAGAACTGATTTAATTTAAGTGTGACACAACTTGTGTATGGACTCTGCAAACCCGCAAAGAAGTGCACCCTGCCATACTGCAAAACACCATCCAGGGCTACTGACAAGCAATAGGTCAAGCTTATGCAGCACAAACTCACACGAGAAGTGAATACTAGGGTAGATTTAGAACTTAACGATTGAAATCATACCTAACATTACAGCCCATGGTTCAACAGAGTTAAAACTTAAATAGTTGTCAccatgaaaattaaagaaatcagAAAATATATGTAGCATACGAGTCAACCCTGTTGCCCTTGACCAAGATAGCCATATAACAAGTTTATCTAACTATTGCCTTATTTATTTTGCCAATTCGATTTATGAACTAAGAGTTCCCCCATATCAATTATCAAGAACTAGTGTGTTTCAAGCATCTTCAACAGCAGTACCTGTATGGTTCATATGTTTTTTGGAATTCTGCGGGTTTTGGTCGCAGGTAATCCGAGACGCAATCACGATGTTTTCCACGTTTATAAATTCCAGCTTTTTTAATGATAGCGACCAAATCAATGCCATCTTCCTGATTAGAAAATAAATCAAGTTATTTTCTGGTACATTTcatattaataagaaattaaacaatatGCGCACCATGAGAATTTTGTCTAGAACAGATCCATCACATGCAGGTATCGATGTAATGTGATCAGCAGGCCACTACTGAATGAACTAAGCTGAGGATTGGCAATTTAGATcttaataacatatataaagcaATCTTTCATGGAaataagatattattatgaCGGTCCTACTCTGGCTAAGACCAGATGCCAACGTGTGCTGCTTTAACTACATATGATCTTCTTCTCTAAGATGGATGAGGTAAGAAGGGACATATGGAGAAGGATAAACTTCCTTACCAAGAAAATGGCATGACCACTGTCACTAAGTTGTCGGATATCACAATTTGGTAGAACACGAGAGAGTCTTTCACCTTCTTCTTGACTGGGTAGAAATTCATCCCTTCCACTACAAAGAGTGTAACAATCTGTTTGATAGTTGATGTAGCAATACTTACAAATTTTCTTACAATAAATTACATAACATGAAAGTAGAAGTGTAGAACTCAATAGGTAATTTGCTTTATTTTCTGATAAATGCCCACCCTTCCACAGCTCACTTCCTTCTGCACACTACTACATGCCTACATAACCCTACCACCCACATACCCTCGAATCCAACTACCTATACCATTCACATCACCACCTCCATATCTACCTATCATTATCTTCATTACTATCATTACTTACTTTACCCACTACTATTGGTCTATCTTCACCCCATCTACCTACCGCTTATTCCCTATCACTTGATACATTGTTACTTACCACACATATTTATAATACAGACTAAAAACAGAatttagaaaacatttttttcGAATACAAAGACATAAATCACCTATAATCACTGTTATCATTACTTATGCTTTCACCTCACCTATCTATCTACCCCGACCTTCATCTGCCTACCTATCGCCAACCATTACCGCTATATCCATTACACTCATCATTTCTTTTGACCCACCACTAACGACTTATTTCTCCCCACTACCACCCACCTATATACCCCACCACTGCTGAGTTACCTACCGACTACCACAACTACATTTATTACTACATCAATTACTTTTTCTACCACTATCTATCTACCCAACCACTGGTATTCGTATTtttattcaaagaaaataattgatttaaaataattttgtattttataatttgaaaaaaaaaaattgaatttgaacatATTTTCTAGTTTGCCAATGGAAATGAAAACAGAAAACttggaaaattttataaaattaaaaatggaaatgaaaaacaaaaaattgtaactAAACAAGCCCCAAGGTTTCAAATTTTCCATTGTCAAcacttgcaagttgcaaccaATGAAGGGTGAATAGAAGTACCTGGAAAGTATCAAGGTTTGGGCTTTAACTGCATGGAGCCGAGAATTGACAAAAGCAGCAGCTGATTTAAGCATCTTTAACCTCCAAATAAGAGTTTCTACAGGTAAGACATCAGCCAGGACCTGTGACTTTTTCCATCATTTTCTTCcttgatataaataaaatgtgaatatgtgatCATCCAAAAGCAGCCAATTATAATACCATTCAATCATCTCAAGTACCAAGACAAATTTGATGGTGAGAATAGCAGAATGAGCATTATATCATGAAGATGCCAAAAGCATggataaaataaattaagttgTGCACTTGTGCATCAAGATCTTGTTCGAGAAATAGGGATCtgagaaataaataaagagaagagTTACATAATAACCCAATTATCTTAAGATTTGAGTCTTACAGAAACATAGGACGAAAGTGCTACAGCATTTTGAGATAGCTCTTCAACTGTTTGTTGCAGAGGCAACCCTTTCCCAAATGTAGCCAAAACCATCCTTAAAGGAGTACCTAATCACATTGGTGGTTGTTTCATTAGGATAGCATCCTATCTAAATAAACCTTGACAGATTTGATTTCTGACTTCCCCAGTATGAAAGTTCTAAAAGAAACTGAGAGCAATGAAATTTATAAGTCTAGATGAATATCAAAAGCAAGATGCTGATTGAATCATTGCACTGGGAAGTAAATATAGGCTGCAATAGTAAGGCCAAACCATATTTTATTGATGATAAAGAGACCCATAAACCAGCAAGAGACAACATACATCAAATTGCAATGTGCAAACGATCATTTCAATTGTTAGGCAGTTGTGAGAAGCCCGAATAACAATATTTATGCTAATGTAAAATAGCTCTAGCAAAACTCATAACCACCAAGTTATCATTAATCAACATGAGAACAATCTTATGAAGTAGAGCTTTTTGGAACAAACCAAAAATGTTCAAATGCAATAACCACCTTTTTTGGAAATAAGGCAACAAACCTGAGATCAAACTTAACATGTAAACCATGCTAGGGTGATGTAGCTCAGGCAGGACATCTGTTAAAGTCAACAAATTTTGCAGCCAAGATCTGCTGAAACATGTAGCTAACAAGAAGAAATTCCATAATAAGAATCACAAATGGTTTAACTATTTAGGGACTCCCATTTACATCAAGGAATATCATAAGCAGACTTCTTACCAGGGTTGGCCAAAATTAATACAAGATCAATATCAGCATTACGAGCAGCAACTGCTAGTGCAATGCATGCGCCAAATGACTCTCCAATGAGATATATGGGTCTTTTCGGTGCATTACAATACTCTGACCTAACAGTTTCTTCAACCAGCTTCACCAAATCTGAACATGTGGTTGGGAATGAACAAGGTTAATCTCATACCACATTCAGTCCCTGGCCCTATCATTTCAAGAAACAAATACAGATTGCCAAGCAATGGAAAGCAGTGCCAAAACCATCAACATAAGAAATTGCATACCATATAGAAAGGTAAACAATATCTTTCAAGGCTCCCAAATTTTCGTTTTGAGGGTTGTGTGAAATTTAATTTAGCAACATGATTACCTAATTAGAAAGTTCACCAACAATAAAATGCTAAACAACCAGAAAGCACGAcatttatgtacaaaaataaattttcataaattattGCCGACATAGATATATGCAAGAGGCCAGAGGTAGAGTAAAGGGGACAGACCTGTGAATGAGGTTCGATCTGTAAGTGGAATATGCAAGCACCAAACATCAAAAATCCTTCATGTCAAGAGatatcaaaaaaaataaaatactttaacAAGGCATGTCAGAGTCCaaaggcaattttttttttcttaaattaaaactGTTGTAGTATTTATAGTGAAAttgttcaaaatttaataaCTGGGGATGCCCGATGCAAAGTAATCAAAAAACACATTACTCtccattctttaaaaaaaaaaaaaacaaaaaacaaaaacaaaaacaaaaacaacaacaaaaaacaacaacacAAACAAAAACTTACTCTCCCAGTTTCTTGTGGTGTGGTAAAAGTCCAAGTCCAACACCATCAATGCCTGAAATAGTAAACCAATATTGATTTCAAAGAAGTATACAATCAAAATTAACTTTCCATATGGACCACTTGGTGAAAGATAGTGATCAAACTCCTCATTGAAAATGTGTATCATCAAAAGCCAGCACTAATAATGTAACCAGCTATATGGTCTTTTTCCCAAACTATACATTTTTGTTTAGCCAAATGGTTATTGTCTACCTCAGAAACAAGAAAACCCGCCCTTTTACAACctcaaagcaataatatatgGAACAAGCAAAAAATCCCAGACTTCATGACctctttttccctttaattgctattatataaatatatatatatatatagttaggggGAGGAAACACATGTGATTCATCTTACCATTCATTATGGGATAAATTGGGTAATAActccatcaaaaaaaaaaaaaaaaaaaaaaaaaaaaacaaaaacaacaaaaaaaaaaaaaaacaaaaacaacaaaaaaaaaaaaaaacaaaaacaacaaaaaaaaaaaaaaacaaaaacaacaaaaaaaaaaaaaaacaaaaacaacaaaaaaaaaaaaaaacaaaaacaacaaaaaaaaaaaaaaacaaaaacaacaaaaaaaaaaaaaaacaaaaacaacaaaaaaaaaaaaaaacaaaaacaacaaaaaaaaaaaaaaacaaaaacaacaaaaaaaaaaaaaaacaaaaacaacaaaaaaaaaaaaaaacaaaaacaacaaaaaaaaaaaaaaacaaaaacaacaaaaaaaaaaaaaaacaaaaacaacaaaaaaaaaaaaaaacaaaaacaacaaaaaaaaaaaaaaacaaaaacaacaaaaaaaaaaaaaaacaaaaacaacaaaaaaaaaaaaaaacaaaaacaacaaaaaaaaaaaaaaacaaaaacaacaaaaaaaaaaaaaaacaaaaacaacaaaaaaaaaaaaaaacaaaaacaacaaaaaaaaaaaaaaacaaaaacaacaaaaaaaaaaaaaaacaaaaacaacaaaaaaaaaaaaaaacaaaaacaacaaaaaaaaaaaaaaacaaaaacaacaaaaaaaaaaaaaaacaaaaacaacaaaaaaaaaaaaaaacaaaaacaacaaaaaaaaaaaaaaacaaaaacaacaaaaaaaaaaaaaaacaaaaacaacaaaaaaaaaaaaaaacaaaaacaacaaaaaaaaaaaaaaacaaaaacaacaaaaaaaaaaaaaaacaaaaacaacaaaaaaaaaaaaaaacaaaaacaacaaaaaaaaaaaaaaacaaaaacaacaaaaaaaaaaaaaaacaaaaacaacaaaaaaaaaaaaaaacaaaaacaacaaaaaaaaaaaaaaacaaaaacaacaaaaaaaaaaaaaaacaaaaacaacaaaaaaaaaaaaaaacaaaaacaacaaaaaaaaaaaaaaacaaaaacaacaaaaaaaaaaaaaaacaaaaacaacaaaaaaaaaaaaaaacaaaaacaacaaaaaaaaaaaaaaacaaaaacaacaaaaaaaaaaaaaaacaaaaacaacaaaaaaaaaaaaaaacaaaaacaacaaaaaaaaaaaaaaacaaaaacaacaaaaaaaaaaaaaaacaaaaacaacaaaaaaaaaaaaaaacaaaaacaacaaaaaaaaaaaaaaacaaaaacaacaaaaaaaaaaaaaaacaaaaacaacaaaaaaaaaaaaaaacaaaaacaacaaaaaaaaaaaaaaacaaaaacaacaaaaaaaaaaaaaaacaaaaacaacaaaaaaaaaaaaaaaaaaaaaagacaaaagttGTCATCATGACATTCGACACTAAGCCAACCTTTTTTTCTAGGCTCAATGAATAATGTTATTCACATCCAACTACAGTTGAAAACTTGAAATACTAAATTAACAAATGATTTCAAGGAAGATGTTGGCAGAATTGTATGAGTGATGATGACATTTCTTTATCTTTACAATAAGACGTAAAAACCAATCAGATATTAACTAATTTCATTGATTAATGGACTTAGTATTTTGTGGGCGGTTCAAGAAATTACAGTCCGTAGTTTGGGAAGAATAAATTAAAGGGTTTGAAGAGGAGAATTAATGCAGTAACGTAACCTGGTAAAAAGAGCAAGAGCGGAGAGTGTTGTAACCGCGAGGCGCAGTCCAATGGAGAAAACCAGCGCGGCGGCCCGCCGTCTGATCTGAGCATCTGTTTCGACTGTTGGAAGTAATCCTTGAGGCTCAAAGCTCCCTCGTCTGAGAGCGGCTCAGATTCCCACCCATACTTTCTTCTAGAATTAGGAGACGTATTTGTATAAGTTTGTGCTGCCGTGTTATCGGAAGCGACGATAGTCTGAAGGGATGGTTGGTGGGGATAGTTTTCTTCTTGCGGATGAGTGGAGACACCTGCTGAATTCCTGATGGTTACACTTGCGAACGCAGCCGGATCTTTTGACCTCGGGAAAGAAAACAGTCTTGTGGTCCGAAATGGAAATGGGGACGGCGACGACAGTATGCAACCGGAAACGGAAAAGGCAATCCCGGCAGCCATGCCTCTTCCTCTGTCACGATGggtgattatatttatttatatacagtACTATACTTCTGTTCCATCATCCAACGAGACGACAACAACAGTGGAAAATGGAAGTGTATTAAAAACGAAAGTGGGTGGAAAGAGCCTATTTataggcaattttttttttctttttttttgctatAAAGTGTCATCCGGCACCGAGAATCATTTCTGATTATTCATGTCACGCCTTGATCTTTCAAAAGGTATATTTCGATCCataaatcattattttttttttagcataggACTTTTTATAGGTTTCCCAGTTTACTTGATGACATGGCGACGGTTCCTGCTGATTTGGAGTCCATGTAATTAagctttattaaaaataaagcatATGAGATGGAGTGTACAGTTAAGTTttattaacttctttttttttttaatttgtaaaaacaATCTAAATTTTATCCCGATCTCCTCGTTGTTGCCTTAGCCTCACCGGTGACATAAACTCCATGGCCATCACCTTCGGCCTCTCCAACAACGACTCCCCTTCCACCTTTCCGGAATTTCAGCCATGCCGTCATCTCTGAAGCTTGGACTTTTCGGCCAAATTCTGGTATCAATCTTCCAATGATCACATCTTTCCCAATCTGAGACGCCAGCCAAAGCCCTGTTGTGGGATTCAGATACAGGAACTCAAAGGTATGAGTGGTATCCAATGCGATAGATTTATCCCTGTAACTCTGTAAGCGTAGACAAATCCTAGAGATTTCTTGAGAACTTCAAGTTTATCCTCGAACACGACAACACTGAAGTCATGAATAACATTATCGTATGTGTAGACCAGCCTTGCCTGCAGGCTACTGTCGGAAACTACAGAATCAACAATGGAAGAATACTACTAGTGGTGGGTGGAAAACGCCAGTGGCATATGTGACTTGTCCATGTGGATAATGTAGGTAGATTTCTGGGCAGAGATTGAACATGTCTGTAACAAGAAGAGAAGAGCTGGTAATAAAGAAGGAAATCTTCAGAACGTAACTAAGAAGAAGATGGAAGGAGAGTATGCACTTAAGAGAAGAATGAAGAAACCCAATCTAAGAAggctaaaatttaaaactaaagaTGAGTTTTCATTGAGGATTTGAGAGCATAGGTCCAAACCAAAATCACAAGACAAACAGTGCAAATATACTGAGAAATTGAAACTTAATCAAGTATCACCTTTAGCATGCCGGCGCCGCCCAGCTTCCAACTCGTTATTCAGAGTGttagaagaaaaataataataataaaaatccaTGTCAGCATTTTTTTACCTGAAACCTATAAGTAACCTGTGAAATTtgttagatgaaaaaaaaaatggttgtgGATCGAAATATACGTTTTGAAACATCAGGGTGCGACATGAACAATCAGGAATGGTTTATGGTGCGAGACAACACTTTAaccttatttcttttttttttttcatttttaccatTCTTCCACAAAGGCTCTAACCATAACTTTCGTGCCACTCGACCATAAAATCATTGAAATTCATATTCAGATTCTAATCTATAGACTATCCATAATCAAGATCATTGACATGGCTTGCCCATTTTAGAATAGGTGAAAACGATTTACAAGCTATATACTCATGGTAtggatacatttttaatacattaaaagtatATCTTTTTATactaaagatacattatttgatagcatatataaaataatgtactttcagtatttaaataatatacttcaCTCTCTAAACTCTtcacttcttcttctctttggtTCGGCCGCCGCCTCCGCATCCTTAGCGGAGGCAGCGTCTTCTCCTCTTCACGATTGTCGTcttcttttgctcttttctcTCTGCCTCTCCTCTCCATTCTTGCCTCCCCCATCGTCGTCCACCACACCTACGATCTCGCACCGTCTCCTCTCCATCACCattgaataaggaaaagaaggttttgggttttgcaaaaggtgaagtagggagtggtttttcttgattcaaagcagtgttgtttttttattagtaagttttgttgttattatacCTTTCGTTTATTTGCTTCTCGCATCTTTAGcaagtttattccctctcgcttcttttgtgagtttattccctctcgtttttttggcgagttcttgttataagcgtataacgataattggtcatggcgtatgtgaaccacaaaagaatgaagattgatactcgggtggtgtcaacgacttttgaactagagtatgccttcgttatgtttgaccaaattactattgacagtaaagaagcttggagtgctcctgtcgacttcagcttcaaatttgtgaaacagtctgcgattcaagttttcgataacattgttaggaaatttgtttctatgtctgactgtaaggaatgcttgtccattccattaatctttcttgtaaacgtttccgcttatgattcaatgaattagtctcgagagattattatcaaaaaaataatgtactttacatacacaaaaaatgtacttttagtatattaaaactgtattttttttatttatgatttacacaactgtgtggactatgatccatgtaataatgattgttcACTCAatgaattttgaagaaaaaaaaatgttactccctccgtcctatattatgtgtctagttcgattaatgaagttattttgaattcaattttttataaaattaaatttaatattactatataaaatttatatattagaaattttgttaaaatattataaaaaattaaatttaaaaatactttttgaaagcaaacttaaaaatacttaaaaactgataaagaaaaataagcaaagaataaaaagttgttttgaccaatgaatagtaaacataaaatgggaaaaaaagagtatattttatacaaaatggaATAGGCAAATAATAGAATAACATTTGTATTCTATTGGTTGGTTCGCTGAAGGATAAAACTATAGCGATGCTAAAAATGgaatatgtttttaaaatacataaatacccataaacaaaatgtataataacaacaacaacaacaacaacaataatagtagtagtagtagtagtagtagtagtagtagtaataataataataataataataataataatattattattattattactagtattttcgcccgtgcgttgcaccgaatggatttgttataatatgtaaagaatatttggatcaa from Ipomoea triloba cultivar NCNSP0323 chromosome 6, ASM357664v1 includes:
- the LOC116022683 gene encoding acyltransferase-like protein At1g54570, chloroplastic, which translates into the protein MAAGIAFSVSGCILSSPSPFPFRTTRLFSFPRSKDPAAFASVTIRNSAGVSTHPQEENYPHQPSLQTIVASDNTAAQTYTNTSPNSRRKYGWESEPLSDEGALSLKDYFQQSKQMLRSDGGPPRWFSPLDCASRLQHSPLLLFLPGIDGVGLGLLPHHKKLGEIFDVWCLHIPLTDRTSFTDLVKLVEETVRSEYCNAPKRPIYLIGESFGACIALAVAARNADIDLVLILANPATCFSRSWLQNLLTLTDVLPELHHPSMVYMLSLISGTPLRMVLATFGKGLPLQQTVEELSQNAVALSSYVSVLADVLPVETLIWRLKMLKSAAAFVNSRLHAVKAQTLILSSGRDEFLPSQEEGERLSRVLPNCDIRQLSDSGHAIFLEDGIDLVAIIKKAGIYKRGKHRDCVSDYLRPKPAEFQKTYEPYRWTEVAVNPVMLSTLGDGKIVQGLAGIPSEGPVIVVGYHMLLGIELIPLVSRFWLEKEIVLRGIGHPLMFSRSREGLLPELSSYDPFRFMGAVPVSASNFFKLLSSNSHVLLYPGGMREALHRKGEEYQLFWPEQSEFVRMAARFGAKIVPFGVVGEDDVSELLLDYDDLMKIPFFKDAIQKLTDETVKLRSEMEGEVGNQDVHSPIILPKLPGRFYYYFGKPIETQGRKEELKRSREKAQEVYMEVKSEVNKCIAYLKEKREQDPYRSLLARLLYQATHGFHSQVPNFQL